The following coding sequences are from one Culex quinquefasciatus strain JHB chromosome 1, VPISU_Cqui_1.0_pri_paternal, whole genome shotgun sequence window:
- the LOC119767874 gene encoding 40S ribosomal protein S14-like isoform X1: MLYHILTFLKMFQNTNLTLVRAIRVWQYFVVCLCLLQVKSFGARFSVYKNLLIVARYNFLVTMASCKNKTRKEEFSLYASFNDTFVHVTDLSGKETTSRVTDKMNAKADRDEASPYAALLAAQDVADKCKSLGITLRATGGNRTKTPGPGAQSTHRALSCSSKNFVI; the protein is encoded by the exons ATGTTATAtcacattttgacatttcttaaaatgtttcaaaacactaaCTTAACACTAGTGAGGGCAATAAGAGTTTGGCAGTATTTCGTGGTATGTTTATGTTTGCTGCAGGTGAAATCGTTCGGCGCACGGTTCAGCGTCTATAAAAAT CTCCTTATCGTCGCAAGATACAATTTTCTAGTTACGATGGCTTCCTGCAAAAACAAAACTAGAAAGGAGGAGTTTTCGCTCTACGCCAGCTTCAACGACACTTTCGTCCACGTCACGGATCTTTCGGGCAAAGAAACAACCTCGCGCGTCACCGACAAGATGAACGCCAAGGCCGATCGTGACGAGGCCTCGCCCTACGCCGCTTTGTTGGCTGCTCAGGACGTCGCCGATAAGTGCAAGTCACTCGGAATCACGCTGCGTGCCACCGGCGGAAACCGCACCAAGACCCCGGGACCGGGTGCTCAGTCGACGCACCGTGCTCTGTCCTGTTCGTCAAAGAATTTTGTGATTTAG
- the LOC119767874 gene encoding 40S ribosomal protein S14-like isoform X2 encodes MASCKNKTRKEEFSLYASFNDTFVHVTDLSGKETTSRVTDKMNAKADRDEASPYAALLAAQDVADKCKSLGITLRATGGNRTKTPGPGAQSTHRALSCSSKNFVI; translated from the coding sequence ATGGCTTCCTGCAAAAACAAAACTAGAAAGGAGGAGTTTTCGCTCTACGCCAGCTTCAACGACACTTTCGTCCACGTCACGGATCTTTCGGGCAAAGAAACAACCTCGCGCGTCACCGACAAGATGAACGCCAAGGCCGATCGTGACGAGGCCTCGCCCTACGCCGCTTTGTTGGCTGCTCAGGACGTCGCCGATAAGTGCAAGTCACTCGGAATCACGCTGCGTGCCACCGGCGGAAACCGCACCAAGACCCCGGGACCGGGTGCTCAGTCGACGCACCGTGCTCTGTCCTGTTCGTCAAAGAATTTTGTGATTTAG